GTGCTTCCCCTTTGAAATTTCCTTGACTTCTCCATTCCACATGTAAAGGTTGACGCTTCCTTCCTCGTAAAGTGTGAAGTAGACATTCCCGTCTTTTATTTTAGCTTGGCCAGCTTCCCTATCTATTTTGTCCATTATAGGAGTAACCTCTTTTCCGTCGTAAATGTAAAGCTTATCATGCTCACTTATGAACTTCTTTTCTGGCTTCCCGTAGAGTAGTATGCTCCTACCATCTGAGTCTATTGCCGAATATGAAACTTTTTCAAACAACCTCTCCTCTTCCCCATCCTTCCAGATGTAAATATCCCAGAATTTGAAGTACTGAGGTATGCCTTCTCTGTGGGGGACGTTGACGACTATTGAGTCACCATGCCATATACCCGATGAAAACCTTGGCTTCTCGAACTGGTCTATAACCTCTTCTGCTTCGCTGTCAACTATCCAGAAGGTTGTTTTTTCTCCGTCGAAGAAGCCTAGCCTGTCAAACCAGGCGGGGACATCATCTTCAAATATGAAGTCCTCATCATCTCTCCTTTTGAAGCCAACTACGAGAAGTCTTCTGGAGTCTTCGTTCCATTCTATTGATCTTATGTTCTTTGCTTCCAAAACTTTCTTTGCGGAGAGAGTTTCTACCTCTGCAATCCAGATTTCGGAAGTTTTTCTCTCTTCATTAGCTCTCATAAATGCTATCTTTCTTTCATCTGGGGAAAGTCTTGGCATTGTTGCGTTTTCTATGTACTTCTTCCACCTCTTTTCCAAGTCCTCGATAACTATGGTGCTTTCATACTTATTTTTCTCGAGATTGGCCTTTGTTAAGGTGTATGCAACGAGCTTTCCCCTTGTTCTAGGATCCCCAATGTATGCGAATTTTGTAAAGGTTTTCTCGTTCCATTCGATATTGCTCATAACGGTATCACCAATACTTAATTGCATCAGTCCTTATTAACTTTTTCTTTGTACAGCTCTATCCATATCGCTGAGAGGATCAAGAGCGCTCCGATGTATCCCTTTGGGGAAAGAATCTCATGCAGGGTTATTAAGGAAAATAAATGGCCAAATACTGGCTCTGCAGAGTAAAGTATTGCCGCTCTGTAGGACTCTACCTTTGGCTGATACTTAACCTGGGCAAAGAATGCCAGTGCAGTTGCGAACACTCCAGTGTATAGGATGGCCAACATTACATCTGGCTTGCCCGGTAATGGTAACCCTTCCTTAAGTAGGGCATAAATGGTGGAGAATACGCTATTCCAAAATACTTGCCAAAAAGCTATTCCTATTCCATATTTGCTGAAATACTCGACTAGAACTATTTGAAACGCAAAGCTTAGTGCTGAGATTACTGTGAGCATATCCCCGTAATTTAACCTCAAAGATGCGCCAGAGATCAGATAGAGCCCAATGACCGCTAAGACAAGGGCTATGGAATCTTCCCTTGTTATGAATCTTTTTAGGATTAGATACGCTGCGAAGGGCGTGAAGACTACGTAGAGAGAAGTTATGAATGCCGAGTTTGAGGCGGTCGTGTATTTTAGGCCAACTATTTGAAACCCATGACCTAAGAAGAGTGTAAATCCAAGCATCATCCCTGGGATTATTTGATCTTTCGTAAGTTTCTTCCTTAGGAAAATCAACATTATTGCAGAAGCTATGAAAAATCTTAGAGCTATGAATGTTATTGGAGGAAAATCTCCAACTGCAGTCTTCATTACTGGAAAAGTTGATCCCCAAATTACCGAGAGTCCCAATAAGATTAGAGAGGCTTTCGTTTTTTCCTCCATTTCACTCCCTAAGCTGTGATACTAATTCTTTCTTAAATTCTTCCCCTTTTATCTTGGGGAGAATAATCTCAGTAACAGCGTCGATCTCTCCAATTTCCAGAAGTCTTTTTCCAATTTTCACCAATCCCATGTCCCTAATCTTTTGATCTTCTATTTTCTCCGCAACTTCGAGGGCTTTGTCAAACATAGCTAAATCAATGAATATCTCAACGACTCTTAGCTTTTCTTTATCGGATAGACTATCAATGCTTATCTCTCCTAGGGCTTTCTCCAATAGCTCAACCTTTTCAGGCATGTTGTTCTTCTTTGCCCATAGGCTTATCTCTAGGAGTCCAATTCCAACGCTCTTTCTTGGGAATTTGGTGTATATCCGGTAGATTGCTTGGTTGAATCTTCCTTCATATACAAGCTTCCTTATTTCTGGATCCTTTAAAAACTTCAGAGTTCTTGCAAGCTCTATCTTCTTCTCAACTATTCCAGCCCTGTGCCCAATTTTCAACTTATCGAATATGTCATGGGCCCTTTCATAAAAGGGGATCGCGACATCTGAAGGTAAATCGTCTCCAGTTCTCTCCATAACGTCTGCGAGCTGGAGTATCAGGTCTGTTTTCTTTGAGATCTCAAGCTCTAGATCCATTATTGTGTCAAAGGCGTACTCAAAGGTTTCCATTGCTACATCATAGAAGCCTGCCTTTGCAAGCTTATTCGCGAGGAACATCGCTGATATTCCAGAGTTAAGGGGGTCTACTTTATCCAACAATGACAATGCTTTGTCAAAATACTCACTCCCCTCGTTCGGAAAGCCAAGATCCATTAAGGCTGATGCTATTTCCCCGTACCCTAGAATCTTCTCAACATTATCCTCAACATACTTTTCGAGGATATACAAAGCGTCATCAATGAAGTCAACATTACCAACTATCTTTCCGATTTCAGCTAGAGCGAGAACCTTGTCGATGGTACTAAGTTTTTCTATTTGCCTTAAGGCTTCATCAATCATGCCCTTTTTCGCAAGGAGAATAAT
This is a stretch of genomic DNA from Pyrococcus sp. ST04. It encodes these proteins:
- a CDS encoding DMT family transporter gives rise to the protein MEEKTKASLILLGLSVIWGSTFPVMKTAVGDFPPITFIALRFFIASAIMLIFLRKKLTKDQIIPGMMLGFTLFLGHGFQIVGLKYTTASNSAFITSLYVVFTPFAAYLILKRFITREDSIALVLAVIGLYLISGASLRLNYGDMLTVISALSFAFQIVLVEYFSKYGIGIAFWQVFWNSVFSTIYALLKEGLPLPGKPDVMLAILYTGVFATALAFFAQVKYQPKVESYRAAILYSAEPVFGHLFSLITLHEILSPKGYIGALLILSAIWIELYKEKVNKD